Proteins encoded by one window of Candidatus Sumerlaea chitinivorans:
- a CDS encoding Polysaccharide deacetylase, which translates to MALTYDDGPHPTITPKLIELLKSKNTPATFFLLGQSVKAYPAIAHQLAENGFEVGNHSFSHPQLTKLSDEAIRRELAQCAELITSATGGAPIRVMRPTYGAHNERVRRIANEMGYKIILWDVDTNDWRKRTTDQMVATILSSATDGSIILMHDRYPTTLETTAAVIDELRARGFTFVTVSEMLEQPRVAPNRKQEPRRL; encoded by the coding sequence GTGGCTCTCACCTACGACGACGGCCCCCACCCCACGATCACACCTAAGCTCATCGAGCTTCTGAAAAGTAAGAACACCCCTGCCACGTTCTTTCTCCTTGGCCAGTCGGTAAAGGCTTACCCAGCCATTGCGCACCAGTTGGCCGAAAACGGCTTCGAGGTTGGAAACCACAGTTTCTCCCACCCGCAGCTGACAAAACTGAGCGACGAAGCGATTCGCCGCGAACTCGCCCAGTGCGCCGAACTTATCACCTCGGCGACAGGAGGTGCCCCCATTCGTGTGATGCGTCCCACGTATGGAGCACACAACGAGCGCGTGCGTCGAATCGCCAACGAAATGGGCTATAAAATCATTCTTTGGGACGTGGACACGAACGATTGGCGAAAACGCACCACCGACCAAATGGTCGCGACCATTCTTTCCTCAGCGACGGATGGCTCGATCATCCTCATGCACGACCGTTACCCGACCACGCTGGAAACCACCGCCGCCGTCATTGATGAGCTTCGCGCCCGAGGCTTTACCTTTGTGACAGTTTCCGAAATGCTTGAGCAGCCACGCGTAGCTCCTAACAGGAAGCAAGAACCGCGACGCCTCTAA
- a CDS encoding Threonine synthase → MMLHLRCIVCGREYPADNRLTCESCGPREGILDVIYDYERARRTLTPESLAARPRNHWRYRELLPIAPTTPLPPLQVGWTPLYEAPRLARHCGVARLWIKDDGRNPTASFKDRASSVGVAKALEFGFNTVACASTGNAASSLAGMAASVGLRSFIFVPQRAPEPKVAQLLLFGATVLRVQGTYDQAYDLCSQAVQRYGWYNRNCAINPYLVEGKKTAGLEIGEQLADTPPDWVAVSVGDGCTIAGVWKGLLEMHKVGILTRLPRLLGVQAEGSPAVARQFAREGEPPLGNEPASTIADSICVAVPRNWRKAVRAVRDSRGTYVTVSDDEILEALRITPQLTGVFGEPAAVATVAGVARARQQNIITQHESVLVIITGNGLKDIRTASQAAGSPHDIPPTLDAVAEVCETKRT, encoded by the coding sequence ATGATGCTTCATTTACGCTGTATTGTTTGCGGTCGCGAATACCCAGCCGACAATCGCCTGACCTGTGAAAGCTGTGGCCCTCGCGAAGGAATTCTCGACGTCATTTACGACTACGAACGCGCACGCCGAACGCTAACCCCCGAGAGTCTTGCGGCTCGCCCACGGAATCACTGGCGCTATCGTGAGTTGCTCCCCATCGCACCAACAACGCCTCTTCCGCCACTCCAGGTTGGGTGGACCCCCCTCTACGAAGCACCGCGTCTTGCGCGCCACTGCGGTGTCGCTCGGCTCTGGATCAAAGACGACGGCCGGAATCCCACTGCCTCTTTCAAGGACCGAGCCTCGAGCGTTGGCGTGGCCAAAGCCCTCGAATTCGGATTCAACACCGTCGCGTGCGCATCCACTGGCAACGCCGCGAGCTCCCTCGCTGGCATGGCAGCCTCCGTCGGTTTGCGCAGCTTCATTTTCGTGCCGCAGCGGGCACCAGAGCCCAAAGTGGCTCAGCTTCTGCTCTTCGGCGCCACCGTTCTGCGCGTACAAGGCACCTACGACCAAGCCTACGACCTGTGCTCGCAGGCTGTTCAACGTTACGGATGGTACAATCGCAACTGTGCCATCAATCCCTATCTCGTCGAAGGGAAGAAGACGGCCGGGCTCGAGATTGGCGAACAACTTGCGGACACCCCGCCGGATTGGGTCGCCGTGAGCGTCGGGGACGGGTGCACTATCGCCGGCGTTTGGAAAGGATTACTGGAGATGCACAAGGTCGGCATTCTTACCCGCCTTCCGCGCCTCCTTGGCGTGCAAGCGGAAGGATCTCCCGCTGTGGCTCGGCAGTTTGCTCGAGAAGGAGAGCCACCACTGGGGAATGAGCCGGCCAGCACCATTGCGGATTCCATCTGCGTGGCTGTTCCACGCAACTGGCGGAAAGCCGTCCGAGCCGTGCGCGACTCACGTGGGACCTACGTCACGGTCTCAGACGATGAGATTTTGGAGGCATTGCGCATCACACCGCAATTGACGGGCGTCTTCGGTGAGCCCGCTGCGGTCGCCACCGTCGCCGGCGTGGCACGTGCCCGACAGCAGAACATCATTACTCAGCATGAAAGCGTCCTCGTGATTATCACAGGGAACGGCCTGAAGGACATTCGCACCGCAAGCCAAGCCGCCGGCTCTCCGCACGATATTCCCCCCACTCTCGACGCAGTCGCAGAAGTGTGCGAAACAAAGAGGACCTGA